The following proteins are encoded in a genomic region of Cryptomeria japonica chromosome 11, Sugi_1.0, whole genome shotgun sequence:
- the LOC131860104 gene encoding ricin B-like lectin R40G3, which yields MDEEMEALHKNKIWDLVPLPKGRKAIGNTWIFKLKRDLKDNLERYKPQLVAKGYAQKSGIDFDEIFLPIGQIVRAFSEANLDYALGIRDDRETLVYDNPSDPTKQCMKDESWSNRVKDTMGHPIFGLVNKATGKALHHVPSECQEVSLTKDKAGLYDESVMWSESEDIRYGYKTIRMEYDIGLKLDAFQGDMKHGGIEEGTKVVLWKWNKQDNQLWKISPCCYKDHHDIYNIEIYFL from the exons atggatgaagagatggaagCTCTGCATAAGAACAAAATATGGGATCTTGTGCCATTGCCTAAGGGGAGAAAAGCTATTGGGAATACGTGGATCTTCAAGTTGAAGAGAGATTTAAAGGATAATTTGGAGAGATATAAACCTCAGTTGGTGGCCAAGGGGTATGCACAGAAATctggtattgattttgatgaaatttttttaccTATT GGGCAGATTGTGAGGGCCTTCTCTGAGGCCAATCTTGACTATGCTCTGGGTATCAGAGATGATAGGGAAACTCTTGTTTACGATAATCCAAGTGACCCAACTAAA CAATGCATGAAAGATGAGTCATGGAGCAATCGTGTGAAGGACACAATGGGTCATCCAATCTTTGGGCTTGTGAACAAGGCCACTGGGAAGGCCCTTCATCATGTCCCTTCTGAATGTCAGGAG GTGTCTTTGACCAAGGACAAGGCTGGCTTGTATGATGAGAGTGTGATGTGGAGTGAGAGTGAGGACATAAGATATGGGTACAAGACCATAAGGATGGAATATGACATTGGCCTCAAGTTGGATGCATTCCAGGGTGATATGAAGCATGGAGGCATTGAAGAGGGCACTAAAGTTGTGTTGTGGAAGTGGAACAAGCAGGACAACCAACTCTGGAAGATCTCTCCCTGCTGCTATAAGGATCATCATGATATATACAATATAGAGATATATTTTCTATAA